In Candidatus Cohnella colombiensis, one DNA window encodes the following:
- a CDS encoding MarR family transcriptional regulator: MDTELLKELVHRYERASYNVNRSIKQMLLERLPGEMTMDQYPIMRFLLQKGQCTSSELADNFNVGKSSITAMITRLSDKGLIVRKPDQKDRRVIYLMLTPEGETLCSMMDDQVNEILMRHIKPFEKDEAIAFIETFEKLSSRMMKE; the protein is encoded by the coding sequence TTGGATACAGAGCTACTGAAGGAGCTTGTTCATCGTTATGAGAGAGCTTCCTATAACGTGAATCGCAGCATCAAACAGATGCTGCTCGAGCGTTTGCCGGGTGAGATGACAATGGATCAATACCCGATTATGCGGTTTTTGCTACAGAAGGGCCAATGTACGTCTTCTGAGCTTGCAGACAACTTCAACGTTGGCAAGAGTAGTATTACAGCGATGATCACAAGATTGTCAGACAAGGGATTAATCGTTCGTAAGCCCGATCAGAAGGATCGTAGAGTCATCTATTTGATGCTTACTCCTGAAGGTGAGACACTGTGCAGCATGATGGATGATCAAGTTAATGAGATTCTGATGAGGCATATTAAACCGTTTGAGAAGGATGAAGCAATTGCATTTATAGAGACATTCGAGAAGCTGTCAAGCAGAATGATGAAGGAGTGA
- a CDS encoding NAD(P)/FAD-dependent oxidoreductase, whose product MENLIDVAIIGGGPAGLNAALILGRAKKSVVVIDEGRPRNRVTRESHGFLTRDGINPSDFRKIAKEQISAYPSVKFVKDIAVAIHGTDGYFRIMTAQGSSYWSKKLLFAVGMKDLPIDIKGLIDVYGKSAFVCPYCDGWEWRDQPLVLIGNGARAMHMAKVIAGWTKRYLICTNGPDDWTNEQREELKQHNIPTFVSPIDRIESSDGMVQRVALSDGTIITCSAIFFAPTLTAGSDLPRALGCNTTEAGTVIVDGFGKTSVPGIYSAGDVASEMYQVITAASMGALAGMGINGELLAEAWNDQI is encoded by the coding sequence ATGGAGAATCTTATTGATGTAGCGATTATTGGCGGCGGGCCAGCAGGATTGAATGCAGCTCTTATACTGGGAAGGGCAAAAAAAAGTGTGGTCGTAATAGATGAAGGACGTCCGCGTAATCGTGTTACACGAGAGTCGCATGGTTTTCTTACTAGAGACGGGATCAACCCAAGTGATTTTCGTAAAATTGCGAAAGAGCAGATCAGTGCATATCCCTCTGTTAAATTCGTTAAAGATATTGCGGTTGCAATTCATGGAACGGATGGTTATTTTCGAATTATGACTGCACAGGGTAGCAGCTATTGGAGCAAAAAACTTCTCTTTGCAGTGGGGATGAAAGACCTCCCTATCGACATTAAAGGCTTAATAGATGTGTATGGCAAAAGCGCCTTTGTCTGTCCGTATTGCGATGGCTGGGAATGGAGAGATCAGCCACTCGTCTTGATTGGCAATGGCGCAAGGGCAATGCATATGGCCAAAGTGATCGCTGGATGGACAAAGCGATATTTGATCTGTACCAACGGACCTGATGACTGGACGAATGAACAACGTGAGGAGCTTAAGCAGCATAACATTCCTACATTTGTCTCCCCGATTGACCGTATTGAATCAAGTGATGGCATGGTACAACGAGTTGCGCTATCTGATGGCACTATCATAACATGTTCAGCCATTTTCTTTGCTCCAACGCTTACTGCTGGATCAGATTTACCGAGAGCATTAGGCTGCAATACTACAGAGGCAGGCACCGTTATTGTTGATGGCTTTGGTAAAACGAGCGTACCGGGCATCTATAGTGCAGGAGATGTAGCATCGGAAATGTATCAGGTAATTACAGCTGCCTCAATGGGGGCATTGGCCGGTATGGGCATCAATGGGGAGCTGCTTGCAGAAGCTTGGAATGATCAGATATGA